A genomic stretch from Festucalex cinctus isolate MCC-2025b chromosome 13, RoL_Fcin_1.0, whole genome shotgun sequence includes:
- the zbtb44 gene encoding zinc finger and BTB domain-containing protein 44 isoform X2 — MGVKTFTHCSTSHSQEMLEKLNTLRNQGHLCDVTIRVQDKHFLAHKVVLACCSEFFRSKLLGRPEDEDKFVLDLHHVTVSGFAPLLEYAYTSTLSISTENIIDVLAAASYMQMFTVASTCSEFMKSSILWTPSSNSNNTLPAGKPLESAPESASSNCALTPLDGSVSPVSSDCSVIERNVPVCRESRRKRKSFVTMASPESPLKCTTQMVTTSPQVPNPSPSFSDGAAHPVESSLAFPWTFPFGIDRRFHSDKSKLPESPRCQEQAATVTSEVAVGRRLSDFLTCESSKAVSPPVPAEEEDVRVKVERLSDEEVQEASSHPVSASQSSLNDQQTVPGSEQVQEDLLISPQSSSIGSMDEGVSEGLPSIQSTSNAGGHAEDDERLEGIQYPYHLYIGPSARPGTNGPDRPFQCPTCGVRFTRIQNLKQHMLIHSGIKPFQCDRCGKKFTRAYSLKMHRLKHEVISSCPTT, encoded by the exons ATGGGAGTCAAAACCTTTACCCATTGCTCGACATCCCACAGCCAGGAGATGCTCGAGAAGCTCAACACTTTGCGAAACCAAGGTCACTTGTGTGACGTGACCATCAGGGTGCAAGACAAACATTTCCTGGCCCATAAAGTGGTCCTGGCCTGCTGCAGCGAATTCTTCCGTTCCAAACTGTTGGGCCGGCCCGAGGATGAGGACAAGTTTGTGTTGGACCTTCACCACGTGACGGTTAGCGGCTTTGCGCCTCTGCTGGAATACGCCTACACGTCTACGCTCTCCATCAGCACAGAAAATATTATCGATGTCCTCGCGGCTGCCAGTTACATGCAGATGTTCACCGTAGCAAGTACGTGTTCAGAGTTCATGAAGTCCAGTATTCTATGGACTCCGAGTAGCAACAGCAACAACACGCTTCCAGCAGGCAAACCTCTTGAATCAGCACCCGAGAGTGCCTCTTCGAACTGTGCCCTGACGCCCCTCGACGGCAGCGTGTCGCCCGTGTCGTCCGACTGCAGCGTGATCGAGAGAAACGTTCCCGTTTGCCGCGAATCGCGCCGGAAACGGAAGAGTTTCGTCACCATGGCTTCCCCCGAGAGTCCCCTCAAATGCACGACGCAGATGGTCACTACCTCCCCGCAAGTCCCCAATCCGTCCCCGTCGTTTTCGGACGGCGCGGCCCACCCTGTGGAGTCGTCGCTGGCCTTCCCCTGGACGTTCCCATTCGGCATCGATCGGAGATTCCACTCGGACAAATCGAAGCTTCCGGAGAGCCCGCGGTGCCAGGAGCAGGCGGCGACGGTGACTTCGGAAGTGGCGGTTGGTCGGCGACTGAGTGACTTTTTGACGTGTGAAAGCTCCAAGGCGGTGTCGCCGCCCGTGCCAGCCGAGGAAGAAGACGTGAGGGTGAAAGTGGAGCGCCTGAGCGACGAGGAGGTCCAAGAGGCTTCCTCCCACCCTGTCAGCGCCTCCCAGAGTTCACTCAATGATCAACAGACGGTGCCCGGAAGTGAGCAGGTTCAGGAGGATCTCCTCATCAGTCCGCAGTCGTCATCCATAG gatCAATGGATGAGGGAGTGTCGGAGGGCTTGCCGTCAATTCAAAGTACCTCGAATGCTGGAGGACATGCAGAGGATGACGAAAG aTTAGAAGGTATTCAATATCCGTACCACCTGTATATTGGCCCTTCAGCCCGGCCTGGCACCAACGGCCCGGACAGACCCTTTCAGTGTCCGACTTGTGGAGTTCGATTCACACGCATTCAAAACCTGAAGCAGCACATGCTCATACACTCCG GCATTAAGCCTTTCCAGTGTGACCGCTGTGGGAAAAAGTTCACACGGGCCTACTCCCTAAAGATGCATCGGCTGAAGCACGAAG TGATTTCCTCGTGCCCGACTACCTGA
- the zbtb44 gene encoding zinc finger and BTB domain-containing protein 44 isoform X1, translated as MGVKTFTHCSTSHSQEMLEKLNTLRNQGHLCDVTIRVQDKHFLAHKVVLACCSEFFRSKLLGRPEDEDKFVLDLHHVTVSGFAPLLEYAYTSTLSISTENIIDVLAAASYMQMFTVASTCSEFMKSSILWTPSSNSNNTLPAGKPLESAPESASSNCALTPLDGSVSPVSSDCSVIERNVPVCRESRRKRKSFVTMASPESPLKCTTQMVTTSPQVPNPSPSFSDGAAHPVESSLAFPWTFPFGIDRRFHSDKSKLPESPRCQEQAATVTSEVAVGRRLSDFLTCESSKAVSPPVPAEEEDVRVKVERLSDEEVQEASSHPVSASQSSLNDQQTVPGSEQVQEDLLISPQSSSIGSMDEGVSEGLPSIQSTSNAGGHAEDDERLEGIQYPYHLYIGPSARPGTNGPDRPFQCPTCGVRFTRIQNLKQHMLIHSGIKPFQCDRCGKKFTRAYSLKMHRLKHEGKRRFQCQICSATFTSFGEYKHHMRVSRHIIRKPRIYECKTCGAMFTNSGNLIVHLRSLNHEASELTNYFQSSDFLVPDYLSHVQEEEEEEEEEEEVLGVQYDLEESQHHPAYAGSTLTSTSAAASSSSSSSVQTPVISQVSSSTQNCENSPGFLSPDSMDPLEVPASFKTHAGGTAALAEETKMDDGGGGGSPEVFVQERYRRQKELASVTIQ; from the exons ATGGGAGTCAAAACCTTTACCCATTGCTCGACATCCCACAGCCAGGAGATGCTCGAGAAGCTCAACACTTTGCGAAACCAAGGTCACTTGTGTGACGTGACCATCAGGGTGCAAGACAAACATTTCCTGGCCCATAAAGTGGTCCTGGCCTGCTGCAGCGAATTCTTCCGTTCCAAACTGTTGGGCCGGCCCGAGGATGAGGACAAGTTTGTGTTGGACCTTCACCACGTGACGGTTAGCGGCTTTGCGCCTCTGCTGGAATACGCCTACACGTCTACGCTCTCCATCAGCACAGAAAATATTATCGATGTCCTCGCGGCTGCCAGTTACATGCAGATGTTCACCGTAGCAAGTACGTGTTCAGAGTTCATGAAGTCCAGTATTCTATGGACTCCGAGTAGCAACAGCAACAACACGCTTCCAGCAGGCAAACCTCTTGAATCAGCACCCGAGAGTGCCTCTTCGAACTGTGCCCTGACGCCCCTCGACGGCAGCGTGTCGCCCGTGTCGTCCGACTGCAGCGTGATCGAGAGAAACGTTCCCGTTTGCCGCGAATCGCGCCGGAAACGGAAGAGTTTCGTCACCATGGCTTCCCCCGAGAGTCCCCTCAAATGCACGACGCAGATGGTCACTACCTCCCCGCAAGTCCCCAATCCGTCCCCGTCGTTTTCGGACGGCGCGGCCCACCCTGTGGAGTCGTCGCTGGCCTTCCCCTGGACGTTCCCATTCGGCATCGATCGGAGATTCCACTCGGACAAATCGAAGCTTCCGGAGAGCCCGCGGTGCCAGGAGCAGGCGGCGACGGTGACTTCGGAAGTGGCGGTTGGTCGGCGACTGAGTGACTTTTTGACGTGTGAAAGCTCCAAGGCGGTGTCGCCGCCCGTGCCAGCCGAGGAAGAAGACGTGAGGGTGAAAGTGGAGCGCCTGAGCGACGAGGAGGTCCAAGAGGCTTCCTCCCACCCTGTCAGCGCCTCCCAGAGTTCACTCAATGATCAACAGACGGTGCCCGGAAGTGAGCAGGTTCAGGAGGATCTCCTCATCAGTCCGCAGTCGTCATCCATAG gatCAATGGATGAGGGAGTGTCGGAGGGCTTGCCGTCAATTCAAAGTACCTCGAATGCTGGAGGACATGCAGAGGATGACGAAAG aTTAGAAGGTATTCAATATCCGTACCACCTGTATATTGGCCCTTCAGCCCGGCCTGGCACCAACGGCCCGGACAGACCCTTTCAGTGTCCGACTTGTGGAGTTCGATTCACACGCATTCAAAACCTGAAGCAGCACATGCTCATACACTCCG GCATTAAGCCTTTCCAGTGTGACCGCTGTGGGAAAAAGTTCACACGGGCCTACTCCCTAAAGATGCATCGGCTGAAGCACGAAGGTAAACGCCGTTTCCAGTGCCAGATTTGTAGCGCCACATTCACGTCCTTCGGTGAATATAAGCACCACATGAGGGTCTCCCGACACATAATCCGCAAGCCGCGGATTTACGAGTGCAAAACGTGCGGCGCCATGTTCACCAACTCTGGCAATTTAATTGTACACCTGAGGAGTCTGAACCATGAGGCATCTGAACTAACAAACTACTTCCAGAGCAG TGATTTCCTCGTGCCCGACTACCTGAGCCATgttcaggaggaggaggaggaggaggaggaggaggaggaggtgctgGGAGTCCAATACGATTTGGAAGAATCCCAACATCACCCTGCCTATGCGGGCAGCACCCTCACATCCAcgtccgccgccgcctcctcctcctcctcctcctcagtcCAGACGCCCGTCATCTCCCAGGTGTCCTCCTCGACCCAGAATTGCGAGAACTCGCCTGGCTTCCTTTCACCCGACTCCATGGATCCCCTGGAAGTTCCCGCCTCCTTCAAGACGCACGCTGGCGGCACTGCTGCCCTGGCAGAGGAGACCAAGATGGACGACGGGGGAGGAGGCGGTTCACCCGAGGTGTTTGTCCAAGAGCGCTATCGGAGGCAGAAGGAGTTGGCTTCTGTCACCATTCAGTGA
- the LOC144032942 gene encoding A disintegrin and metalloproteinase with thrombospondin motifs 15-like: MALLITSTLIICVKLVLCVAFARDAEAEADLCKPLRVDRMDERHVTFRIDAFQQEFYLHLQPDSNFLGAGSVNPFEADASTAADLRKCFYSGHVNSQPDSFAALSLCKGLHGGFYANGAEYFISLARGEDGAAEADGDASSGTHVIHRRRSSAPNSAGNFSSRCGVTPDSNVNTSLEKYKHMSEMETGGLFETVWERFGRSKRFTSVPRFVEVLVVADPSMDSFHGDELKHYLLTLMSVAAKLYKHPSILNSINIVVVGFVVLKEDDRGPKVSSNAALTLRNFCSWQKKLNKHSDKHPEYWDTAILFTKQDLCGATTCDTLGMADVGTMCDPKRSCSVIEDDGLPSAFTTAHELGHVFNMPHDNVKACEEVFGKLKDNHMMSPTLIQIDRSRPWSVCSAAIITEFLDRGHGDCLLDQPQRLLTLPDNLPGSSYNLHSQCELAFGDGAKPCPYMQPCAKLWCTGKARGQLVCQTRHFPWADGTSCGTGRVCYQGACTEKNTTMHIKVDGGWGKWGSFRDCSRTCGGGVQLARRECNNPVPENGGKYCYGLRIKYRSCNLNPCLDVVKSFREEQCEAFNGINLNTNRLGSSVVWVPKYSGISPKDKCKLICRANGTGYFYVLAPKVVDGTPCSPDSTAVCIQGRCIKAGCDGKLDSKKKFDKCGVCGGDNQGCKKVSGMFTKPIHGYNFVVTLPVGASNVDIRQRGYRGIVSDENYLAVKNGHGKYLLNGNYVVSAAERDLIVRGSMLRYSGTSTSVEILQSTRPLQEALTVEVLSVGKMTPPRVRYSYYLTKDSKEEKTLRKEEKNHVSHNNVLLNGNKVEAKKEVTGKQPGKHWVSGSWESCTVTCGRGLQKRLVLCQDTEGNPAFGCSSADRPVAMRACGDPCPVWDVGAWSHCSKSCDRGFKRRSVRCMTENGLNLPRDHCAGRRKPQELDICYLSVC; the protein is encoded by the exons ATGGCTTTACTGATCACTTCCACTTTGATCATTTGCGTTAAATTGGTTCTTTGTGTGGCATTTGCACGCGACGCGGAAGCGGAAGCGGACTTGTGCAAACCGTTACGCGTGGACCGGATGGATGAAAGGCACGTCACTTTTCGGATCGACGCCTTCCAACAGGAATTTTACCTCCACCTGCAGCCGGATTCGAATTTCCTCGGAGCGGGTAGCGTAAACCCCTTTGAGGCCGACGCGTCAACGGCTGCGGACCTCCGGAAATGCTTCTACTCCGGTCACGTCAACTCGCAGCCGGACTCGTTTGCCGCGCTGAGCTTGTGCAAAGGTCTCCACGGGGGGTTTTACGCCAACGGCGCCGAGTATTTCATCAGCCTCGCCAGAGGTGAGGACGGAGCGGCCGAGGCTGACGGGGACGCTTCATCCGGGACGCACGTCATCCACCGCCGGAGAAGCTCTGCGCCCAATTCGGCGGGCAACTTCTCCAGCAGGTGCGGAGTGACGCCTGACTCGAACGTCAACACGTCACTGGAAAAATACAAGCACATGAGTGAAATGGAGACGGGAGGCTTGTTCGAAACGGTTTGGGAACGCTTCGGGAGGTCCAAAAGATTTACCTCCGTCCCCAGGTTTGTGGAGGTGCTGGTGGTGGCAGATCCATCCATGGATTCGTTTCACGGGGATGAGCTGAAACATTACCTGCTGACGCTCATGTCGGTGGCCGCCAAGCTGTACAAGCACCCCAGCATCTTAAACTCCATCAATATTGTGGTTGTGGGCTTTGTGGTATTAAAGGAAGATGACCGGGGGCCGAAGGTGTCCAGTAATGCTGCCCTAACTCTGCGCAATTTCTGCTCTTGGCAgaagaaattaaataaacacaGCGACAAGCATCCCGAGTACTGGGACACGGCCATTCTCTTCACCAAACAG GATCTCTGTGGGGCCACAACCTGCGATACGCTGGGGATGGCGGATGTTGGGACCATGTGTGACCCCAAGAGGAGTTGCTCCGTCATAGAGGACGATGGCCTCCCGTCAGCATTTACAACGGCCCATGAACTTG GTCATGTCTTCAACATGCCCCATGACAACGTGAAGGCATGTGAGGAGGTCTTTGGGAAACTAAAAGACAACCACATGATGTCCCCAACTCTAATCCAGATCGACAGGAGTCGTCCCTGGTCCGTGTGCAGCGCAGCCATTATCACTGAATTTCTGGATCGAGGTCATG GAGACTGTTTGCTGGATCAGCCCCAgaggctgctgactctcccagATAACCTGCCCGGCTCCAGTTACAATCTTCACAGTCAGTGTGAACTGGCTTTTGGGGATGGTGCCAAGCCTTGCCCCTACATGCAGCCCTGCGCCAAACTGTGGTGCACGGGGAAGGCCCGTGGGCAGCTGGTCTGCCAAACCAGACACTTTCCCTGGGCAGATGGCACCAGCTGCGGCACCGGCAGAGTGTGTTACCAAGGGGCTTGCACCGAGAAGAACACCACCATGCACATCAAG GTGGATGGTGGATGGGGGAAGTGGGGCTCATTTAGAGATTGTTCCAGAACATGTGGTGGTGGTGTCCAGCTGGCCAGGAGAGAGTGCAACAACCCGGTCCCTGAGAACGGAGGCAAATACTGCTACGGTCTTCGCATTAAATATCGCTCCTGCAACCTCAACCCTTGTCTTGATGTCG TGAAGAGTTTCCGCGAAGAGCAGTGCGAGGCGTTCAATGGCATAAACCTGAATACCAACAGACTGGGCTCGTCTGTGGTCTGGGTTCCGAAATATTCTGGCATTTCCCCCAAGGACAAATGCAAGCTCATCTGTCGCGCCAATGGGACTGGTTACTTCTATGTCCTTGCTCCAAAG GTTGTTGATGGGACGCCCTGTTCGCCAGACTCCACTGCTGTATGCATTCAAGGGCGATGCATCAAGGCAGGCTGCGATGGGAAGCTCGACTCGAAGAAAAAATTTGACAAATGCGGCGTGTGCGGCGGTGACAACCAGGGCTGTAAGAAGGTTTCCGGAATGTTCACAAAACCCAT TCACGGCTATAACTTCGTGGTGACGCTGCCTGTCGGCGCGTCAAACGTCGACATCCGCCAGCGGGGCTACCGAGGAATCGTCAGTGACGAAAACTACCTGGCAGTCAAGAACGGGCACGGGAAATACCTGCTGAACGGCAACTACGTGGTGTCCGCTGCGGAGCGCGATCTGATCGTGAGGGGCAGCATGTTGCGCTACAGCGGCACTTCAACATCTGTGGAGATTCTTCAGTCCACGAGGCCGCTGCAAGAGGCACTGACCGTGGAGGTGCTCTCGGTCGGGAAGATGACCCCTCCCCGGGTGCGCTACTCCTACTACCTTACCAAAGATAGCAAAGAGGAGAAGACTTTGCGCAAAGAAGAGAAGAACCACGTGTCGCACAATAACGTCTTACTGAACGGCAACAAAGTCGAAGCCAAAAAGGAGGTGACGGGGAAGCAGCCAGGCAAGCATTGGGTAAGCGGAAGCTGGGAATCCTGCACGGTGACCTGCGGGAGGGGCCTGCAAAAGAGGCTGGTGCTTTGTCAGGACACGGAAGGGAACCCGGCCTTCGGCTGCAGCAGTGCCGACAGGCCCGTTGCAATGAGAGCGTGCGGAGATCCGTGTCCCGTGTGGGATGTCGGGGCCTGGTCTCACTGTTCCAAGTCCTGCGACAGGGGCTTTAAACGCCGCTCGGTACGCTGTATGACGGAGAACGGTCTTAATCTGCCGAGGGACCACTGCGCCGGAAGAAGGAAGCCTCAGGAACTGGATATCTGCTATCTGAGTGTATGTTGA
- the LOC144032941 gene encoding A disintegrin and metalloproteinase with thrombospondin motifs 8-like, which produces MRPVACLLLLCVFHPTLSTRFDSEDVVVVVPVRINARAGGRFWKRSEEQARVVVSAFGKELTLNLVPDNTFISPYFTIQRLRAKDVVGVLRGASGARPAPAEELDNFINRTDESEGRLRNCFYSGSVDQDRHSLVALSLCSGVFGSFITEGTEYLIEPKFRGGFGANSAEQQLHVIKRRTLSGSDGVPMRFDHAGAASGLERQKWGSLTRDGGDARTEPRRRRFVSAPRFIETLAVADSSMTHFYGDEIKHYILTLMSMAAQLYRHPSIKNSVNVVVVKLLVVEDEEVGPEISSNGGVALRNFCSWQQLFNPPSQRHPEHYDTAVIFTREDICGQKSCDTLGVADVGTMCDPKRSCSVIEDNGLQAAFTAAHELGHVLSMPHDDSKTCERLFGDLGGHHLMAPLFVSLNKTTPWSPCSALYITEFFDNGHGDCLLDIPESSLPLPKELPGTKYNLDRQCQQMFGEEFFHCPNATDGDICSQLWCQEEGTSQCSTKNGSLPWADGTPCSLNRTCLHGACVATKEALEPLVVVDGGWSTWGPWQQCSRTCGGGVEFSYRECTNPEPQNGGDYCEGQRVQYQSCNTQPCNNNGKSYREEQCEKYNSPNYLDHNGNMKLWIPKYAGVSPRDRCKLFCRARASSEFKVFESKVIDGTPCGPDTTSVCVQGQCVKAGCDQVIGSNKRVDKCGVCGGNGLSCRKITGSYNKATYGYSDIVTIPAGATNIDVKQRSHRGIKHDGNYLAIMRESGSYILNGNFSVSTVEQDIPVLGAVLKYSGSSTTLERIQSFMRLKEAIVVQLLATAGDGGPPKVKYSFFIPRDVALKSREKKGSSAWPHAIRPSGACDWLLGEWSECSKSCGSGWSRRNVECRDGAGFLSGLCDKDLKPADIRACGDQPCPIWQMGPWSACSPTCGQGERRRSIFCIDYTGKTVEPGKCDPQKKPAPVSGECLNLECS; this is translated from the exons ATGCGCCCCGTTGCTTGTTTGCTGCTTTTGTGCGTCTTCCACCCAACGCTGTCCACCCGGTTCGACTCCgaggatgttgttgttgttgtacctGTTCGGATAAACGCGAGAGCCGGCGGTCGCTTTTGGAAACGAAGCGAGGAGCAGGCGAGAGTCGTCGTCAGCGCATTCGGCAAAGAGTTGACCCTCAATCTTGTCCCGGACAACACTTTCATCTCGCCTTACTTCACCATCCAGCGCCTGAGAGCCAAAGACGTCGTCGGCGTTTTACGCGGCGCTTCAGGTGCGCGACCTGCTCCGGCTGAGGAACTCGACAATTTCATCAACCGGACGGACGAGAGTGAAGGACGGCtgagaaattgtttttattcgGGGAGCGTCGATCAAGATCGACACTCGCTCGTGGCTCTCAGTTTGTGCTCCGGCGTCTTTGGCTCCTTCATAACGGAGGGGACAGAGTACCTCATTGAACCCAAATTTCGAGGAGGCTTCGGCGCAAACTCGGCCGAGCAGCAGCTGCACGTGATCAAGAGGAGGACGTTGTCCGGAAGCGACGGCGTCCCGATGCGATTCGACCACGCGGGCGCAGCGAGCGGACTGGAGCGACAAAAGTGGGGAAGTTTGACGCGCGACGGCGGCGACGCGCGGACGGAACCGCGCCGGAGACGCTTCGTGTCCGCGCCGCGGTTCATCGAGACCCTGGCAGTGGCCGACTCGAGCATGACCCATTTCTATGGGGATGAAATAAAG CATTATATTTTGACCTTGATGTCAATGGCCGCCCAGCTGTACCGGCACCCCAGCATAAAGAATTCGGTGAACGTGGTGGTGGTGAAGCTGCTGGTGGTGGAGGACGAGGAGGTGGGGCCGGAGATCTCCAGCAATGGGGGCGTGGCTCTCCGGAACTTTTGCTCCTGGCAGCAACTCTTCAACCCGCCGAGTCAGCGTCATCCGGAGCACTACGACACGGCCGTGATCTTCACCAGAGAG GACATTTGCGGACAAAAGAGCTGCGACACGTTGGGCGTTGCCGACGTCGGGACGATGTGTGATCCCAAGAGGAGCTGCTCCGTCATCGAGGACAACGGCCTGCAGGCTGCGTTCACTGCTGCACACGAACTTG GTCACGTTCTGAGCATGCCGCACGATGACTCCAAAACGTGTGAGAGGCTGTTTGGGGATCTCGGAGGACATCACTTGATGGCGCCGTTGTTCGTGAGCCTCAACAAAACGACGCCGTGGTCTCCCTGCAGCGCGCTTTACATCACCGAGTTCTTCGACAACGGCCACG GAGACTGCCTGCTGGACATTCCGGAGAGCAGTTTGCCGTTGCCGAAGGAGCTTCCAGGCACCAAATACAACCTCGACCGGCAGTGCCAGCAGATGTTCGGAGAGGAATTCTTCCATTGTCCCAACGCAACGGACGGCGATATTTGCAGCCAGCTCTGGTGCCAAGAGGAAGGAACGTCTCAGTGCTCCACAAAGAATGGCAGCCTGCCCTGGGCTGACGGCACCCCCTGCAGTCTCAACAGGACGTGCCTCCATGGAGCGTGCGTGGCCACCAAGGAGGCGCTGGAGCCACTG GTGGTTGTGGACGGCGGCTGGAGCACGTGGGGACCGTGGCAACAATGCTCCAGGACATGTGGAGGCGGAGTGGAGTTCTCCTATCGGGAGTGCACCAACCCGGAACCTCAGAATGGGGGCGACTATTGCGAGGGGCAGAGGGTCCAGTATCAGTCCTGCAACACGCAACCTTGTAACAACAACG GCAAAAGTTATCGCGAGGAGCAATGCGAGAAGTACAACAGCCCAAACTACCTGGACCACAACGGCAACATGAaactttggatcccaaagtACGCCGGCGTGTCTCCGAGGGACAGATGCAAACTGTTCTGCCGGGCCAGGGCCAGCAGCGAATTTAAGGTGTTTGAGTCCAAG GTCATCGACGGAACACCTTGCGGTCCCGACACCACGTCGGTGTGCGTGCAAGGCCAGTGCGTGAAGGCGGGCTGCGATCAGGTGATCGGATCCAATAAGAGAGTGGATAAGTGTGGCGTGTGTGGAGGAAACGGGCTGAGCTGCCGGAAGATCACCGGATCCTACAACAAGGCAAC CTACGGCTACAGCGACATCGTGACGATCCCCGCCGGCGCAACCAATATTGACGTCAAGCAGAGGAGCCACCGAGGAATCAAACACGACGGCAATTATCTGGCTATCATGAGAGAGAGCGGCAGCTACATCCTGAATGGAAACTTTTCCGTGTCGACGGTGGAGCAGGACATCCCCGTACTCGGTGCCGTGTTGAAATATAGCGGCTCCTCCACCACGCTGGAGAGGATTCAGAGCTTCATGCGGCTGAAAGAGGCCATCGTCGTCCAGCTCCTGGCCACGGCGGGGGACGGCGGCCCCCCCAAAGTCAAATATTCCTTTTTCATCCCCAGGGACGTGGCTTTGAAGTCGAGAGAGAAGAAGGGCTCGTCGGCGTGGCCGCACGCCATCCGCCCGTCGGGCGCGTGCGACTGGCTTCTCGGGGAGTGGTCCGAGTGCTCCAAGAGCTGCGGCTCGGGGTGGTCCCGCCGCAACGTGGAGTGCAGGGACGGCGCCGGCTTTCTCTCCGGCCTCTGCGATAAAGACCTGAAGCCGGCGGACATCCGGGCCTGCGGGGACCAGCCGTGTCCCATCTGGCAGATGGGACCTTGGTCGGCCTGCTCGCCGACTTGCGGCCAGGGCGAGCGGCGCCGCAGCATCTTCTGCATAGACTACACCGGCAAGACCGTCGAGCCGGGAAAGTGCGACCCTCAGAAAAAACCGGCGCCCGTCTCCGGGGAATGTTTGAACCTCGAGTGCTCGTGA